The proteins below come from a single Paludibacter jiangxiensis genomic window:
- a CDS encoding glycoside hydrolase family 43 protein: MKIIKSHLLFLLLMLTSVVFAQHHTGSWGDQGNGTYINPVLNADYSDPDVIRVGQKYYMVCSEFHFMGMNMLESDDMVNWRIVGRIYNKIEGAEYDSMQRYAGGSWAPALRYHDGKFYVYFCTPDEGLFMSSAEKPEGPWMPLLCVNRVAKWEDPCPFWDEDGQAYLGHSLYGAGPIIVHKMSADGTKLLDEGKTVYTGPVAEGTKLFKRNGYYYMSIPEGGVDKGWQTVLRSKTIYGPYEKRVVLEKGSTAINGPHQGAMVDTPEGEWWFFHFQLAGAVGRVLHLQPMYWHDDWPVVGVDIDRNGIGEPVYVWKKPVTGTTSPVSAPMTDDEFSAPQLGLQWQWNHNPVDAAWSLTAKPGWLTLKALKAPDLKNARNTLTQKIMGDRGEAITQLDASGMLPGQKAGLACMGKEFVAVGVKNEAGKLSLFVETNGKESAAIPISKKSLFLKLKLDIPAAKSRFYYSFDNKTFLPLGSDFEPKWGFWKGARVALFSYNVLNDGGSAAFNFFRYDYDGPKEV; this comes from the coding sequence ATGAAAATCATAAAAAGCCATCTGCTCTTCCTTTTGTTGATGTTGACCTCTGTCGTCTTTGCCCAACACCATACCGGTTCGTGGGGCGATCAGGGCAACGGAACGTACATCAATCCGGTGCTGAACGCTGACTATTCCGATCCCGATGTGATTCGTGTGGGGCAAAAATATTACATGGTTTGCTCCGAATTTCATTTTATGGGGATGAATATGCTGGAGTCGGACGACATGGTGAACTGGCGGATTGTGGGACGCATTTATAACAAAATTGAGGGCGCCGAGTACGATTCCATGCAACGGTATGCCGGTGGATCGTGGGCTCCGGCGCTGCGTTATCACGATGGCAAGTTTTACGTCTATTTTTGTACGCCCGACGAAGGTCTTTTTATGTCGTCGGCAGAGAAGCCCGAAGGGCCGTGGATGCCGTTGCTTTGCGTGAACCGTGTGGCAAAATGGGAGGATCCCTGCCCGTTTTGGGACGAGGACGGACAGGCCTATTTAGGACACAGTCTTTATGGTGCCGGCCCGATTATTGTGCACAAAATGAGTGCCGACGGCACCAAATTGCTGGATGAGGGCAAAACGGTGTATACCGGCCCTGTTGCCGAAGGGACGAAACTGTTCAAACGCAACGGCTATTATTACATGAGTATTCCCGAAGGAGGCGTGGACAAAGGTTGGCAAACGGTGTTGCGCTCCAAAACTATTTACGGACCGTACGAAAAACGGGTGGTACTGGAAAAAGGTTCCACCGCGATTAACGGTCCGCATCAGGGTGCGATGGTGGATACGCCCGAGGGTGAATGGTGGTTCTTTCATTTTCAGTTGGCAGGAGCTGTGGGGCGGGTGTTGCACCTGCAACCGATGTACTGGCACGACGACTGGCCCGTGGTGGGTGTCGATATCGACCGAAACGGCATTGGCGAACCGGTGTATGTCTGGAAAAAGCCGGTTACGGGAACCACTTCGCCGGTGAGCGCTCCGATGACCGATGACGAGTTTAGCGCTCCTCAATTGGGTTTGCAATGGCAATGGAATCACAATCCGGTGGATGCAGCCTGGTCGCTGACGGCAAAGCCGGGCTGGTTGACGCTGAAAGCCCTGAAAGCTCCTGATCTGAAGAATGCGCGAAACACGTTGACCCAGAAAATAATGGGAGATCGTGGCGAGGCAATTACGCAATTGGATGCCAGCGGAATGTTGCCGGGACAAAAAGCCGGATTGGCCTGCATGGGCAAAGAGTTTGTCGCTGTAGGAGTAAAGAACGAGGCGGGGAAATTGTCTCTTTTCGTTGAAACAAACGGCAAAGAATCTGCGGCTATACCCATCTCCAAAAAGAGTCTCTTTCTGAAACTGAAGCTCGATATTCCTGCGGCAAAGAGCCGTTTTTACTACAGCTTCGACAACAAAACGTTTCTGCCGTTAGGTTCCGACTTTGAACCGAAATGGGGCTTTTGGAAGGGTGCGCGGGTAGCGCTGTTTTCGTACAATGTGCTGAATGATGGAGGCTCAGCGGCTTTTAATTTCTTTCGTTACGATTACGACGGGCCGAAAGAAGTATAA
- a CDS encoding family 43 glycosylhydrolase → MKKKTLFILLFCLSAVNSHFLAAQNPIIPDMIADPSIIKLNGIYYCYATTDGYGKGLASSGPPVLWQSKDFVNWSFNGFYFPSAKDQLYWAPSKAVAANGKYYLYPTVNTSIYAAVADSPAGPFTLANGADIFTGTDAPQPLLKLNGPKHTKGIDADVLMDDDGQAYVFWAQRGAARLHKDMVTLDTAIVQISTKRKGYSEGPIVFKRKGIYYYLYTLEGHENYKYAYIYSKTSPLGPFVFPENDIIAASDRDQKIYGPGHGCVFNEPGTDNYYFAYLEFGIGGTNRQVWVDKLAFNADGTIIPVKLTHQGVGALSKTKPEKNLALGAKAVASSQAPDFKVKPIKDPTLDRTETYLPQNVVDGSNGTRWMAAPGDSLATITLDLGKTTRIKRSDAYFVQPTAGHAYKLEYSTDGKTWKTCGGHTNVRYQSPHTDNLNAKARFLRITFLKGTAGLWEWKVY, encoded by the coding sequence ATGAAAAAAAAGACTCTCTTCATCTTATTGTTCTGCCTTTCTGCAGTGAACTCTCATTTTCTTGCGGCTCAAAATCCAATTATACCCGATATGATTGCCGATCCGAGCATTATTAAACTCAACGGCATCTACTATTGTTACGCTACAACGGACGGTTATGGCAAGGGATTGGCCTCCTCGGGTCCTCCGGTGTTGTGGCAATCGAAAGATTTTGTGAACTGGAGTTTCAATGGTTTCTATTTCCCTTCGGCAAAAGATCAGCTCTACTGGGCTCCCAGTAAAGCTGTTGCTGCAAACGGTAAGTATTATCTCTATCCAACCGTAAACACATCGATCTACGCAGCGGTTGCCGATTCGCCCGCCGGACCTTTCACACTGGCTAACGGAGCCGATATTTTTACCGGTACGGATGCACCACAACCACTTTTGAAACTGAACGGCCCGAAACATACCAAAGGAATCGATGCCGATGTGCTGATGGATGACGACGGTCAGGCTTACGTGTTTTGGGCACAACGCGGCGCTGCCCGTTTGCATAAAGATATGGTGACGCTCGACACTGCAATTGTTCAGATTTCCACCAAACGCAAAGGCTATTCCGAAGGACCGATTGTGTTCAAGCGCAAGGGTATCTACTACTACCTCTACACACTCGAAGGGCACGAAAACTACAAATACGCTTACATTTACAGCAAAACGTCGCCACTCGGACCGTTTGTTTTTCCCGAAAATGATATTATTGCGGCTTCCGATCGCGACCAAAAGATTTACGGTCCGGGACACGGGTGCGTTTTTAACGAACCGGGAACGGACAACTACTATTTTGCCTATCTGGAATTCGGTATCGGGGGAACCAACCGACAGGTGTGGGTGGATAAGTTGGCGTTCAATGCCGATGGAACAATTATTCCGGTCAAACTGACGCATCAGGGTGTTGGGGCTTTGTCAAAAACCAAGCCGGAGAAGAATCTGGCTTTGGGAGCGAAAGCAGTGGCAAGCAGTCAGGCTCCCGATTTCAAAGTAAAACCGATAAAAGATCCGACACTCGACCGTACGGAAACCTACTTGCCGCAGAACGTGGTTGACGGTTCAAACGGAACGCGTTGGATGGCAGCCCCCGGTGACTCATTAGCAACTATTACGCTCGATTTGGGCAAAACGACCCGGATAAAACGCTCGGATGCTTACTTTGTACAACCCACTGCCGGGCATGCTTACAAACTGGAGTATTCGACTGACGGCAAAACATGGAAAACGTGTGGTGGTCACACCAATGTGCGCTACCAGTCGCCACATACCGACAACCTGAATGCAAAGGCGCGTTTTCTGCGAATTACTTTCCTGAAAGGGACCGCAGGGTTGTGGGAGTGGAAAGTGTATTAA